From the Acipenser ruthenus chromosome 5, fAciRut3.2 maternal haplotype, whole genome shotgun sequence genome, the window TAGTGGTAGAGATACACATCACATGCAGATCTGTACAAACACACTGTTGACAGTGAGGATTTCCCCATCACAGACAGACATTTAGGCACAAGGCACACGGAACAATATACTTTTAAAATTAACATAAGGGATTGttactaaataaaaatacactcagGACATAAAACATTGTACTTTGGGTTTCTACCAGCAGCATCAGATGGAAAGCAATGAACTGACCTCCCTCCCTTACAACCAATACATAACAAGATCAGTACTGTTTCAAACAAGACGCGCCTTAAAAGAAATTTTGGCTGAAATCCAGTTACTTATGACAGACCTTTTGTGTGATTCTATACCAACCTCATGCATGAGCATGGCTAGACAAACTATATATCACTGCAAATAATTACACATGTACCTTATACCAATATGGTAGCTGAGGATTACAAAAGTGCAGACTTACTTATAATCTTGCATGTTCGTCAGCAATGCTCAGGTCATCTCCCTGTGTGTTTCCAGACATTCCAGAACCAATTCTTTCCGAGCCACAGAAATACTTTAACTGAGTAAGAGGCAAGCCTTCTCTAGGGCCACACTCTTTAGGCTCAACCAAGTCACCCTTTTGATGAAGTCCACCACTGTGAGTTTGCAAACACTGCTGCGATACGGCAGATTCCAGATTATCACAATGAACAAATTCTCCTTGTTGCTGTCTTTTATAAACAACTGCCAAGACAACCATGGAAAGCAATAGaaacacaattaacacaaatccAGAGCCAGTTAAGGCTTCCAAGAGGGTGGGTGATTTTGAAcctgaaaatataaaattaaaaagttaCATCAAGCACCTAAATTGGAGATTCTGGAGatacaataaaactaaacctTGGCCTATCTgatttagtttaattaattaatgctcGATTATtcaacattgtcaaacagttttcATAACAGCATATCAGGTCTAAAAAGGCctgtaaattagttttttttttttttttttttttttttttaggggggggggggattgtaaTTTGTAAACAGTAAGTATATATCTTACTGAATATGTAGCTTGGAATTACATTTTCCATAGACTAGCCAGAAATGTCTTTACAGACCATAAACCAGCACCATCTAGGTGATCTGCCTCTttggattaaccctttgcggtcctatgttggacctggtccgacattgcaattattcctttcaggtccaatgtcggaccctgtccgacatcaaaaagacgcaaaaaacaggttgtcgttttttctccggaaaaagctgggaaaaaccattcaatggccgagtgggagcgacaggagccgagacaaaaaaaaaaaaaaaaaggggcgtatctcatgaatagttatacttgcccctggcatctgataatggaggccataaggaaacaagctgactgactgcatcagcgctcagagaatatcacggacatttgcagagcttttttcagatgttatagtaataaaatgacttggatcgcacTATTGAGGCATTtgttgataaaacgagtgatcagggaGATggttgatcggtatgtacgacttatttctcagcatatgtgaaagctatagcgaacgaaagggtggggcgtgGCTGGAGATGtctagtgagtgttttgttgatatgcagggccttgcaaatccgtttgactgtggggaaaaaaaaaaaaaaacttaaacggcgcgtctaaaattaaatgcgcatgtgaaaataaattggacccgacacgcctgacgcgcacttaataaattgactgcataGGGTTAAGTTTGCTTTCGTTTTGCTGGCTAGACACTGCTGTGCCATCGGCAAAAAGTATATAGCTGTAGGAGCGAAGGCTCACACAGTGTAGCTCTCGCAACTCGTAATTTACATTGTgcttcattcaccctcaacacccctaccacgtgaccataaACACGGTATGGAAGGGGGAGAAATAGCGATTACACTGTGAATTGGTGATCCAGGgccaataccccacgaaccttaaGTTTAGGGCTaggttattgttgtgtgtatttaaagttacaGCCAATACCCCACAAAGCTTAGGCTTGGGTtactgttatgaaataaacttagttTTTAGTATCCTAAATTCATCAGCCGTATGTGATCAGGCTGTAGCATATTATGGACGTCTACTATGAGTTGCGCATGCAGcactaccctgcgagagctacgcggTGCGAGTCTGCAGCTATACCCCTCTCCATCGCTGACCAACAAGAGACACTTGGGCTGATCTACCCAACATTACAAATGTAGCAGGACTAAGAATGCATTTTGAAGCTATTCACTTCAAGGAAGTcattcagtttttaaaaacacattctgtTAAATACATACCTGCAACATTAACACAAATCGTGCCACCCAAGCCTGCTCGAGACCGATCTTCAAAGCCGTCCTGACATCGGCATGTGTAAGTGCCAAAATCATTGAAGCAATCGGCATGGGCATCGCACAGCAGCATCTCGGTACTGCACTCGTTTACATCTGCAACATAACATTCCCAATCAGTGATGTGGTATCAAACTAAAAATCAACTTGTTACGGTTGTGAAAGTGTCACTTTTCTGTGTTGACTTTGAACAAAATCGAAAAATATTTGACTTTAAATCTGAATTACTTTTCAGAAAAGCATATAGAATTTTGTGCAAATGTTACCGCTATGAATGACTCCTTATCAGGTATTAATAATCATATTAAAAACAGCACAGGAAGATGAATAGTTATGTAGGGCTCAACGTTTATTCAAATTCAAGACATGTTCTGGAATAATTCAATTAAGTTAAAAGGGAAAGTTTCAAACAAACCTGTCTTCAGGGTTTTATACAACCATTTTAAAAGTTTTCTTCAAATGCCATATTTCACAAGCTCAGTACATGTCAATTATATTAAGTTTTAAAGCATGGTCAGGGAATTGGATCTTTTTAGGTTGCATAGTTGTTACTATATAAAATTAAACACAAGACTAGGTTAATTGAACAAAACCATATTAACATAGAGAACACTGTGCACTTATATTTCACACAGTCTGTGTTACACTCAAATGAGTTTGGAAGGaagtaattatataaaaaataattaaacctttGTGCAAACTGCCATACACTTCCAAAGTACACTTCTGAATTGTTGACATTTACATTATCTATTACTCAATTCATTCACAGTGGTGTACaatgtatgaaaataaaaaaaaattgtcagtgTCACtcaatgtaataaatacatacacagcCTGCGACTCCAGACAAATCATTATTTCAGACTTGGTATTTTGCACCACAACGTCAAgttatataaacaaaaatgtatgCTACTGTAGTTCAATCGAATACAAATCTTTACCCACCGTTCCCTTGGTCCTAAAGCATTCAAATGCATTACCTTCTGTTGATACAGAACTCACAAGAGCATTCTTGGTTCCCAGCTCTGCCACAGGCCTATTCACAAGTCTTTGCAAGTAAGACTGAATCAATAAATGCATGCTTCTCCCTCCAAAGCCAAAGTGTAGCCATAGTATGAACAGAAGACCAGATTTcaatctgcaataaaaaaaaaaaataaaaagagctaCACAAATTAGCTTTGAGCTTCCATGAGATATCAATTTTAAATAATGATTTACAAtgcaggcatttaaaaaaaggcacattaaatttaaattttagtAATTTCACACACACCCTACTTTTCAGGAAGAGGATCAAGCACTAAACACACATTTctgcagacatacctatatttagaTGATGTTGATAATTTTGTATGGGTTAGTTCTGGGTGCAACTCAAATCAGAACATTAAGGTCATGGTAAAATAAAGAACGGTCTTTGGGAATGTTGTGGAAACAGAACGTCAAGGTTAAGGTGTGCTCTAGGCAAGTGTCTGAGCAGCCTGAGAATTCTGAGCAAATTCAGCAAAACCAAACTATTGGTTTGTTGGATATGCAGTATGTTATGTCCATATCTGTTACCAATGGGGTATTAATAGCCATCAATATAGGTACTGTACCTTTTAACTCGTTTCAAAGCGATACTTTTGGGTGGATGCAAATGCTTCAAATCATCTTGTATCTGCAaagatacatacatttttttatatatatatatatatatatatatatatatatatatatatatatatatatatatatatatatatatatatatatatatatatatatatacacatacatacacacacgtttAGATGTTTTCATTTCCTGTTATTGCACAATTGAATTAATCCAAAAATCTAGAAAgcataaaactattttaaaaaaattggagttaaaacacaaacactgagcAGCCACACAGATTCTGTATTTGAAACCCCATTTTTATTGCCATTCTTCGTTTAAATAAAAACCTTCTGCTCACCAGATTCTCCAACAATATCAAGAGTGTCCTTTCCAAATCCTCCAAGCTCTCGCTTCCAGTGTGATTAATTTGCATTTCAATAGATACTTCAAACAAATACTCTGAAACAAAAAATAGTCTTAAATGAGAAGATCAATGGTTGCATTTAAAACAGGGTCATGttttaaatgtgaaataatgcaaCATGCAGTTGCCACTGAAGCATTCATGAAGCACAGCCTGCAGGTCCTGAAGCAAAAGCTAAAAGGAGAATCTCCAGCTACATGGCAGGCAACAGTGCACAGAAACGCCCTATAGCATGGTCATGAACCcgtaaataaattgtgcatacACTTTGGGTCATCCATGCCAAATCAGCACACTGTGACAATGTTCAGGGCTTGTCAATTAGTCCACATCAGTTTTATAGAAGCATTATTTTTAGGGATATACAGTATGAAGCTTGGACTACCTAATTATATCTTGAACATTGTCATCAGGGACCATAATTGATGGGAGTTTATAATTAGAGTAGTCAATTGGGATTCACCATCCTGTAAAATTAAAACTGTTCTACTAAGGATCTAAATGACATTCTATTTTTCTCCCAAAATAAGTGAATTCTGTCTTGGATTTCTTACCAAAGTTCATTGATAAAGGACTTTGGTTTAAAATTGTAGTTTCGGATTTCCTCAAATTAGTGAAGAACCATATAAATTGTTTTCTACtattaaagtaattttattcaagaTTTGATGAAAATGAGTTAGGAGACCATCTTACAGAGACACCTAGGTGGACCACGCATTTCTACATTTATCATTTCATAAGAAGCAACCACATCAAACTTCAAATTGTCCTACAGGAGAATGACATTAGGTTTTGTAAACCAAatcaattgaaataataataataataataataataataataatctttgatTGAAATGTCAGGTAGTACCAGTAACCAGGATCTGCCATTAATGAATCCAGTTTGATTAGGGTAAATAAGTTTGGGTAAAATTTTGTAGTCTAGTTGGAAGCTAGTATCACATTGCATCGGAGATAGGATGATAACTCTGTACATCTAGTGGATCTTTGGGTTTGAGGGATTAATTACTTGCTTTGTACATAGAATTTGGTAACTTTGTACTTTTTCTTGTAACACTTATAATGGTGCCAATAGGACCCTGAAATGTTAAGAATTCAGCTGGGTAACCATCGACCCAAGGCTTTTACTATTGGCTAGATTAACCTCATTCAAggttatttgttcatttaatattAACTGATCCATCTCATCTAGCTTGGGAATTGATAGCTTAGTCATACAAGCCTTCAGCATTGAAATGAGATTTAGAAGAGTGCAAATTAttgtaaaaattaaacaaactcaTTAGATTTTTACTGATTAGTTTTTAGTGTTACTCAGATCTGACTGCAGAAATAAAGGATGTTTCTTTGATGTGCTTAATAGAATTAGATGGCAAACTCCCCCCCCCAGGAAGTGATTTAGTATTAAATTATGCTTTAGTATTCTAATGCAATTCAAACCTTTTACTACTAAACTTGATAGGCATCTTTTGAATTTCTACTTTAAATCAGTTATTtccttcatttttttcttttggatgCAGAAAAAGCAATGATCCTACCCTAAGGTAGGCTCTTCATGTGTCCCATAATATTAAAAAGGATATGTTTCCGGGTTCTTATTGATATTTTTAAAGTCATGAATCTCTTCTCCAATAAATGTAGCACAattcttatttaataaaagtaggTGCTACTTTTCCAGGAGTGTGCTTTTTATTATAGACTGGGTTTAGTTTCAAAGTTACTGGGGGCATGGTCTGATAAAGTAATTGGTTCAATTGAGGTATTTTCTATATCTTTTAGCAAAGAATTGGATGTGAGAAAATAAATCAGTTCTTGAGTATGACTGGTGAGGACCAGAATAAAAGCGTATTCCCTTGCAGAGGGGTTAAATGTTCTCCAGGAATGTGAGACCAATCTCTTCGCAAACTATATTTACAGAATTTATATCTGCCGAGGTACTTCTTGTACTAATTTATTTATGAAGTACACGACTGTCAATATCTGCGTTAATGGCAGTGTTGAAATCCTCTGCTAGGATTGCCGGTGCTGCCCCCaagttttatatttcttttgaaaGGTTTGCAAAAAATGGATTTATGTTgggtgcataaatattaaactaaaataaGTTGTTACCAATAACAATTTAAATTGCTATTTTACCCCTTTCTGCGACAGTAGCCACCACTTTAATAAGGATAGCAACTCCTACATTTAGAGCTGTAGCAGGATGCAATGACATGGCCCACCCAGCTGCATTTGAGAGATTCATCCTCAGTCAAATGCATCTCTTGCAGGAAGGCAATGTCATATTTGTTTCCCGAAATAAGATATCATTTTTGTACGTTTTACTGAGCTATGAATACCATGCGCACGCCAAGAGATTGCTTTCAACACGAATAAATGATCCATTATCAAAATCCATTGAAATTGTACCGAAccattttaaattgtttctaCTGCTGCAATATCCTAAAATACATCTTAACTATAAACACCAATTGCATATAGATTCATAAACTACTATAAGTTGACTAATGTAAACATTGTAAAATTTGAGTAAACATCAGAAAAGCCTATAAAATCAACAGAATTGACAGCCAAACAGccatgctaaaaaataaaaaacaagcataCATAGCACTACTTAAGCTACATAGCAGGTAATATGTAGTTTACCAAATATTCAATAGCTAAGGGTTTGTTAGATTAAATCTGGATCTATAGAAAATAATCTATACACACCCAAAGTAGTATATATCCTTACCTCCAGGAAAATGAACAAGCGGAGTAACATTTCTGTGGGATCTGTAAGCACCATCTGTGAAAAGCAGAAAAGAAATCAATCTAGGTTTTTCTGAATTATTccgaaatgtattttaaaacagaaaatacaaaccAGAGACGTTAAATGCATGTGCAATTGATGTTGGGCCTTCATGGAGTGGTTCTAGAGGGCTGGCACCATTCACTCTTATCTCTGCAAATGTGTTTCTCTCACTTCTATTAACAGAATCTGTGGTTCCAACCGATTCTTCCCAAGCTGCATTGGTCCAGAGTTTCCCAGTTTGTATCTGTACTTCAATGCCATCTTGCTTAAGAGATGAATTAGATTCAGATGGATGAGTTGTGAATTTTAGCTGTTGGTTAATTTCAGGAGCCTCCTCTAAAAGTCCTGGGGTGACAGAACCAGTTTTATCTCCATTAACCCTGTAAGTGGACTCACGATTAGTCAATATGGGACTTATTTCATGGTCTTCACCGCCATCTAGACTTTCAACTCTGCTTTGAAAGACTACCCGTGACACTTCTATGGAGTTACGGATGTTTTTGAATGTTTGATTAGATTCCACGGTTTCCAGATAATTAGCTGTAGATATTGGAAGGTATGGTGCACTATTGCTTTTATCAGCAAAGGTTTGAGACTGCTTGAACTTGTCTGCAAATGAAGTAGGGATCAAACTTTCTACAACCTCTTCTCCACTTGTAGCTACCACAAACACTCTGGATAATTCACAAGAACTACAAACACCATCCACGTCTTCCAGCCTAGCTTTATTTAAAGGCTGTGCATCTACTACAAACCTTTCTTCAGCGGGGGTGTCATGCATCCCAAGAAACATACTTTCCAAAGAGAAGGACTGGACTCTGGTTGGTTCAAGTTCAAGGTCACCTCTTAAATCCAAAGCAGCCATTGCTTCCAAATCTCCAAAGTCCAAAGCCTCAGACTGGATTTCAGGCAGCTTTGACTGCAAATGAACAGTTCTGAACAAAGTCTCACTCTCAGTAGGATTAACTATATGGAATCTCTTGCTTACAGCTTTACCTGCCATTACATGCCAGTCTTTTTCTAGATGTTGCTCTGCACTTTCCATTGCATTTGAAGTAGTAATTCTTTGCAAACGTTGGTCATGTTTAACGTTTTCTAGATATTCCTCTTCCTTTGCCATTGCATTTGGACTAATCCTTTGTGAATGCTGGTCACGGCCGTTTCCTACATATTCCGTTTCACGTTCCACTGCATTTGGAGTAGTAATTTGTTGACGTCGATAGTTTCCTAAAAATTCTGTTTCACGTTCTATTACATGCTGGTCATGTTTATAGCTTCCAAAATATTCCTCTTCATTTCCCATTGTATTTGGAGTAGTAATCCTTTGTAAATGCTGGTCGTGTTTATTTTCTTGATGTTCTTTTTCCCTTTCCTTTGCATGCTGGTTATGTTTATAGTTTAGgtatttttctatttcatttgGAGTAGTTCTCTTTTGTAAATGCTGGTCATGTTTATACTTTTGTACATATTTAGTTTCACTTTCCATTGGAGTAGTAATTCTCTGTGAATGTTGGTCACGATTGCTTTCTGGATATTCTGCTTGGCTTTCTATT encodes:
- the LOC131737166 gene encoding uncharacterized protein LOC131737166 isoform X1; the encoded protein is MQYGVHAVHLVEAFVTFLNLQQHMASGSPLKAKQKGAVDPDLGQLTSEMEPTLHGFFPLRSCHVTMFEDYGDLFSPVFLGSNPPPIWCNWTIVADQGKQIILHLYQFASKENCEMNEDQIIFEEFPARMEKHTLNGCWNEQFYTSQSNILYVFWLSMGSPSIGNGGFYGNYDIFEDNLPIDKTALPILHQIRGTPPVDREDNIIKNLKDKKSSLGNEMEETTEHFVQNLTPSMTSVYIESPSFLLHEERSHIPTTVEQSPLPLGQLGENSASAALYLLSTTSFPTQSTWSEAFSTEDHEDISKTGHTKLYKHLTTQSETEYLESYKHDQHPQITTPNAIESQAEYPESNRDQHSQRITTPMESETKYVQKYKHDQHLQKRTTPNEIEKYLNYKHNQHAKEREKEHQENKHDQHLQRITTPNTMGNEEEYFGSYKHDQHVIERETEFLGNYRRQQITTPNAVERETEYVGNGRDQHSQRISPNAMAKEEEYLENVKHDQRLQRITTSNAMESAEQHLEKDWHVMAGKAVSKRFHIVNPTESETLFRTVHLQSKLPEIQSEALDFGDLEAMAALDLRGDLELEPTRVQSFSLESMFLGMHDTPAEERFVVDAQPLNKARLEDVDGVCSSCELSRVFVVATSGEEVVESLIPTSFADKFKQSQTFADKSNSAPYLPISTANYLETVESNQTFKNIRNSIEVSRVVFQSRVESLDGGEDHEISPILTNRESTYRVNGDKTGSVTPGLLEEAPEINQQLKFTTHPSESNSSLKQDGIEVQIQTGKLWTNAAWEESVGTTDSVNRSERNTFAEIRVNGASPLEPLHEGPTSIAHAFNVSDGAYRSHRNVTPLVHFPGEYLFEVSIEMQINHTGSESLEDLERTLLILLENLIQDDLKHLHPPKSIALKRVKRLKSGLLFILWLHFGFGGRSMHLLIQSYLQRLVNRPVAELGTKNALVSSVSTEDVNECSTEMLLCDAHADCFNDFGTYTCRCQDGFEDRSRAGLGGTICVNVAGSKSPTLLEALTGSGFVLIVFLLLSMVVLAVVYKRQQQGEFVHCDNLESAVSQQCLQTHSGGLHQKGDLVEPKECGPREGLPLTQLKYFCGSERIGSGMSGNTQGDDLSIADEHARL
- the LOC131737166 gene encoding uncharacterized protein LOC131737166 isoform X3, whose amino-acid sequence is MASGSPLKAKQKGAVDPDLGQLTSEMEPTLHGFFPLRSCHVTMFEDYGDLFSPVFLGSNPPPIWCNWTIVADQGKQIILHLYQFASKENCEMNEDQIIFEEFPARMEKHTLNGCWNEQFYTSQSNILYVFWLSMGSPSIGNGGFYGNYDIFEDNLPIDKTALPILHQIRGTPPVDREDNIIKNLKDKKSSLGNEMEETTEHFVQNLTPSMTSVYIESPSFLLHEERSHIPTTVEQSPLPLGQLGENSASAALYLLSTTSFPTQSTWSEAFSTEDHEDISKTGHTKLYKHLTTQSETEYLESYKHDQHPQITTPNAIESQAEYPESNRDQHSQRITTPMESETKYVQKYKHDQHLQKRTTPNEIEKYLNYKHNQHAKEREKEHQENKHDQHLQRITTPNTMGNEEEYFGSYKHDQHVIERETEFLGNYRRQQITTPNAVERETEYVGNGRDQHSQRISPNAMAKEEEYLENVKHDQRLQRITTSNAMESAEQHLEKDWHVMAGKAVSKRFHIVNPTESETLFRTVHLQSKLPEIQSEALDFGDLEAMAALDLRGDLELEPTRVQSFSLESMFLGMHDTPAEERFVVDAQPLNKARLEDVDGVCSSCELSRVFVVATSGEEVVESLIPTSFADKFKQSQTFADKSNSAPYLPISTANYLETVESNQTFKNIRNSIEVSRVVFQSRVESLDGGEDHEISPILTNRESTYRVNGDKTGSVTPGLLEEAPEINQQLKFTTHPSESNSSLKQDGIEVQIQTGKLWTNAAWEESVGTTDSVNRSERNTFAEIRVNGASPLEPLHEGPTSIAHAFNVSDGAYRSHRNVTPLVHFPGEYLFEVSIEMQINHTGSESLEDLERTLLILLENLIQDDLKHLHPPKSIALKRVKRLKSGLLFILWLHFGFGGRSMHLLIQSYLQRLVNRPVAELGTKNALVSSVSTEDVNECSTEMLLCDAHADCFNDFGTYTCRCQDGFEDRSRAGLGGTICVNVAGSKSPTLLEALTGSGFVLIVFLLLSMVVLAVVYKRQQQGEFVHCDNLESAVSQQCLQTHSGGLHQKGDLVEPKECGPREGLPLTQLKYFCGSERIGSGMSGNTQGDDLSIADEHARL
- the LOC131737166 gene encoding uncharacterized protein LOC131737166 isoform X2, producing the protein MLHWVSPMIYYISVMWLLCSINCETHHAVRGAVDPDLGQLTSEMEPTLHGFFPLRSCHVTMFEDYGDLFSPVFLGSNPPPIWCNWTIVADQGKQIILHLYQFASKENCEMNEDQIIFEEFPARMEKHTLNGCWNEQFYTSQSNILYVFWLSMGSPSIGNGGFYGNYDIFEDNLPIDKTALPILHQIRGTPPVDREDNIIKNLKDKKSSLGNEMEETTEHFVQNLTPSMTSVYIESPSFLLHEERSHIPTTVEQSPLPLGQLGENSASAALYLLSTTSFPTQSTWSEAFSTEDHEDISKTGHTKLYKHLTTQSETEYLESYKHDQHPQITTPNAIESQAEYPESNRDQHSQRITTPMESETKYVQKYKHDQHLQKRTTPNEIEKYLNYKHNQHAKEREKEHQENKHDQHLQRITTPNTMGNEEEYFGSYKHDQHVIERETEFLGNYRRQQITTPNAVERETEYVGNGRDQHSQRISPNAMAKEEEYLENVKHDQRLQRITTSNAMESAEQHLEKDWHVMAGKAVSKRFHIVNPTESETLFRTVHLQSKLPEIQSEALDFGDLEAMAALDLRGDLELEPTRVQSFSLESMFLGMHDTPAEERFVVDAQPLNKARLEDVDGVCSSCELSRVFVVATSGEEVVESLIPTSFADKFKQSQTFADKSNSAPYLPISTANYLETVESNQTFKNIRNSIEVSRVVFQSRVESLDGGEDHEISPILTNRESTYRVNGDKTGSVTPGLLEEAPEINQQLKFTTHPSESNSSLKQDGIEVQIQTGKLWTNAAWEESVGTTDSVNRSERNTFAEIRVNGASPLEPLHEGPTSIAHAFNVSDGAYRSHRNVTPLVHFPGEYLFEVSIEMQINHTGSESLEDLERTLLILLENLIQDDLKHLHPPKSIALKRVKRLKSGLLFILWLHFGFGGRSMHLLIQSYLQRLVNRPVAELGTKNALVSSVSTEDVNECSTEMLLCDAHADCFNDFGTYTCRCQDGFEDRSRAGLGGTICVNVAGSKSPTLLEALTGSGFVLIVFLLLSMVVLAVVYKRQQQGEFVHCDNLESAVSQQCLQTHSGGLHQKGDLVEPKECGPREGLPLTQLKYFCGSERIGSGMSGNTQGDDLSIADEHARL